In the Sulfobacillus thermosulfidooxidans DSM 9293 genome, GTTTTTTCACGGCGCCACCACTGTTTTGGTACGCGTCCAATATTTCGTTGGCTAGGCGTTCTTCCATCGTGCGTTCATGGCGTGCACGCGCATACTGAACTAACCAGCGAATAGCCAGCGACATGCGTCGCTGCGGGCGAACCTCAATAGGCACCTGGTAGGTGGCTCCACCAACACGTCGGGGACGAACCTCGAGAAGAGGCGTGACGTTTTTGATGGCTCCTTCAAAAACTTCCATCACATCTTTTTGACTTTTTTCGGCAATAATATCGAATGCACGATACACAATGTGTTCGGCTAAACTTTTCTTGCCGCTCATCATCACTTTGTTAATAAGTGCTGCAACTTGCGGGCTGTTATAGACAGCGTCCGGCGCAATTTCGCGGACACCAGCCGCTCCACGTCTGGGCATGCTTTCCCTCCTTCTCCGCTTTACTTCTTGCCAGCTGGTTGATTCTTCTTGGCGCCGTATTTCGACCGGCCTTGCGCCCGTTTCTGAACGCCACCAGCGTCAAGAGTTCCCCGGATAACGTGATAACGCACTCCCGGCAAGTCCCGAACACGCCCTCCACGCACCAACACCACAGAGTGCTCTTGAAGGTTATGTCCGATTCCTGGAATATAGGCCGTGACTTCTTCCCCGTTCGTCAAACGAACACGAGCAACCTTTCGGAGTGCTGAGTTGGGTTTTTTCGGCGTTACTGTTTTCACACTGATACATACCCCACGCTTCTGCGGGTTTCCTCTCAGTGCAGGAGCTGCGGACTTTTTCGTTGTCTTTTTTCGTCCATGTCGTACCAGCTGATTGATTGTTGGCACCAGCCCCCACCTCCTTTCACGCAAATGACCTTTGCTCTGGCAGCAGCGCTGCGCATGCAGCACCCACTTCTATCCCGCATAACCGGCCCAGTTCGTCCATTGAACCCACGTATTCAATGGGTATATTTCGGGTTGTACTTTGGTTCACGATTTCCTCGATGACCCGGGCTTCAGCGTCTTGAGCTATGTAGACGCACAGTACCGTTCCTTGAGCGATCTTTTTCAAAGTTTCCCGCATACCCACTACGCGGCGCCGACGATTTTTTAATGCGTCGATATCCATTGGTCTGGCCTCCCGGCGCTTACAGGCTTAGACACACTTGGGTATTTTATCACCGGAAAACGGGCGTGTCAATTGACACGCCCGTTAGGAATCTTATTTAATCAACTCGTTCTCCACCGATTTATCGGCATTTTCATCGGCCCCGTGAATAATCACGTTGCGGTACCGCGACATTCCCGTTCCAGCCGGAACTAACTTACCGATAATCACGTTTTCCTTGAGACCCAACAGCGGATCCCGTTTCGCCTTAATCGACGCTTCGGTTAAGACCCGAGTCGTTTCCTGGAAGGACGCTGCGGATAAGAAGGAATCCGTGGCCAACGACGCCTTGGTAATTCCTAATACGGTAGGTTTGGCCACTGCCGGGGTTCCTCCCCGCATCAACACTTCAGCATTTTGATCTTCAAACTCAAACCGGTCAACCAATGCGCCGGGCAGCAAGGAGGTGTCTCCAGCTTCCTCAATCTTCACCTTACGCATCATCTGCCGCACCATAACTTCAATGTGCTTGTCGTTGATATCGACACCCTGCACCCGGTAAACACGCTGAACTTCCTGCAACAGGTAGTTTTGAACACCGGTCAAACCTAAAACCCGCAGCAAGTCATGAGGATTGACAGATCCTTCGGTGAGTTCTTCACCTGCTTCGATATGATCACCTTCGTGCACTTTAATCCGCGAACCAAAGGGAACCACATAGGATTGCGCTTCGTTGTCCTTGTCGCTAACAATCGTGATTTCGCGGCGTCCCTTGTTCTCTCCCATGTGCACTGTTCCCGATATCTCCGCAATAATCGCTTGACCTTTGGGTTTACGTGCCTCAAAGAGCTCTTCGACACGGGGAAGACCTTGAGTGATGTCGTCTCCAGCCACTCCACCCATGTGGAACGTCCGCATTGTCAGCTGAGTACCGGGTTCACCAATACTTTGCGCGGCAATAATTCCCACCGCTTCTCCGACTTCCACAATACCGCCCTTCGCCAAGTTTCGGCCATAACAAGCTACACAGACTCCGAAGCGGGATTGGCACGTCAGCACCGACCGGACCCGCAGTTCCGTAATGCCAGCATCGACAATCGCGCGAGCGGTATCTTCCACAAGGAGTTCATTGGCATGCGCAATAATCTCGCCAGTTTGAGGATGATAGACATCCTCGGGCACCACTCGTCCCACTAGGCGGTCATACAGACTTTCGATAACCTGGCCACCATCTTTAATTTCCCGGACTAAGGTTCCTTGCGTCGTTCCACAATCGACTTCACGGACAATCACGTCCTGAGCGACATCGACCAATCGCCGGGTCAGATACCCTGAGTCTGCGGTACGTAAGGCCGTGTCCGCGAGTCCTTTTCTGGCACCGTGAGTCGACGTAAAATATTCCAGCACGGTCAATCCTTCGCGGAAATTGGCTCGGATGGGCAACTCAATGATCCGTCCTGATGGATCGGCCATTAATCCCCGCATGCCCGCTAACTGCGAAATCTGCTGCACATTACCACGGGCACCAGACGTCGCCATCATGTAGACCGAATTGTTGCGATCCAAAGTATCCATTAAGGCTTGCGTAACCCGTTCCTTGGCCCGAGTCCAAATCCCAATAACCCGTTCATAGCGCTCGTCAGCCGTGATCAAACCGCGGCGATACTGGCGGGTAACCTGCATAACCTCTTGCTCGGCTTCTTGCAAAATCTGTTTCTTGGCTTCGGGAATGACGATGTCAGAGACGGAGATCGTCACGCCAGCCTTGGTCGCATATTGGAAACCTAATGCTTTAATGCGGTCAAGCGTCTGCGCGGTCACGTCATTACCGTACATCCGGAACATATCCGCCACGATCTTCGCCAATTGTTTTCGCCCAATGGTCTGATCGATAAACCGCAGCTCTTTCGGCAAGGCATCATTATAGAGAAACCGTCCTAAGGTAGAGGTGCGGCGTTCGCCATCATAGCGCATGGTAACCCGGGCATGGAGATCCAAAACACCTTCCGCATACGCCATTTCACCTTCTTGAAGGTCGGCTAATACCATCCCTTCCCCTTTGGCGTTCTCTTTGTCCATCGTAAGATAATACGAGCCCAATACCATGTCCTGAGTTGGGGTCACGACGGGCTGCCCATCTTTAGGATTCAAAATGTTTTGGGTTGATAGCATTAACACCCGCGCTTCAGACTGAGCTTCTGCCGACAGGGGCACGTGCACCGCCATCTGGTCTCCATCAAAGTCTGCGTTATAGGCCGTACAGACAAGCGGGTGAATCTGAATAGCCCGTCCTTCGACCAACACGGGCTCGAAGGCTTGAATCCCTAAACGGTGCAAGGTCGGTGCGCGGTTTAACAACACGGGATGTTCTTTGATCACATCTTCCAAAACATCCCATACTTCGGGACGCACACGTTCAACCATACGTTTTGCGGATTTAATGTTGTGAGCATACCCTTCGTTCACGAGCTTCTTCATGACAAAGGGTTTGAACAGTTCCAGGGCCATTTCTTTGGGCAATCCGCACTGATGCATTTTCAATTTCGGCCCGACCACAATCACGGAACGACCCGAGTAGTCAACACGTTTACCCAACAAGTTCTGACGAAATCGCCCTTGTTTTCCTTTCAGCATATCTGATAGCGATTTCAACGGACGATTACCAGGACCGGTCACGGGTCGGCCCCTGCGACCGTTATCAATAAGCGCGTCAACCGCTTCTTGTAACATCCGTTTCTCGTTGCGGACAATGATATCCGGTGCTCCTAAATCTAATAACCGTTTGAGGCGGTTATTGCGATTAATCACCCGCCGGTACAAATCATTGAGGTCAGACGTCGCGAATCGTCCTCCATCGAGTTGAACCATAGGACGCAGGTCAGGCGGAATCACCGGAATAACGTCCAAGATCATCCATTCTGGACGGTTTCCCGATTGCCGAAATGCTTCGACCACTTCCAGGCGCCTAATAGCCCGCACTCGGCGTTGACCGGACGAGCTATTTAACTCACCTCGGAGTTCTTGCGCCAGTTCTTCCAAATCGAGTTCCATCAATAACTCTTTAATGGCCTCGGCGCCCATGCCGGCACGGAAATGCCCACCATATTTCTCCCGGTATTCGCGGTACTCGGATTCCACTAATAACTGTTTTTTCATCAAGGGCGTAGTCCCGGGTTCAATTACCACATACGCAGCAAAATAAAGGACTTTTTCCAAGGCCCGGGGAGACATATCGAGAATTAATCCCATCCGGGAAGGAATTCCTTTGAAATACCAGATGTGCGAAACCGGAGCCGCTAATTCAATGTGCCCCATGCGTTCACGGCGCACTTTGGACCGTGTTACTTCAACACCGCAGCGATCACAGACAACGCCTTTATAACGGACGCGCTTGTACTTACCACAGTGACATTCCCAATCTTTTGTCGGTCCAAATATTTTTTCGCAGAACAACCCTTCGCGTTCGGGTTTTAAGGTGCGGTAATTGATTGTCTCCGGTTTCTTTACTTCGCCTTTAGACCATTCCCGGATTTGTTCCGGAGAGGCTAAAGCAATCCGCATGGAGTCAAAATGGTTAACGTCTAACATCGAATTGAATCCCTCCCGGATTAGTAGTCCTCGCCGTCGTCGTCGCCATCAAGGTCATCAGTATCCTCGCTATCATCATCGATGGGCTCGTCAAACGAGGTGTCTTCCGATCCCCGGCGTAAAATGGCATACGCATTTTCCGCTTCCTGATCGAAATTCATCCCTCTGCCTGGCTCAAATTCTTCCGGCGAGCCGCCTTGGGTGTCTTCCATCAAGCGATGAAGTTCTTGACCTTCGGCCTCGTCAATGCCCTCAGGGAGCAGATCAAAGGTTCTCGCCTCGTTGGCTGGTTCATCGTCAAGCTCCCGAATCTCAATTTCTTCTTCATGCTCATTCAGAATCTTGACATCCAGTCCCAGCGACTGCAGTTCTTTAATCAGCACCTTAAACGACTCAGGCACTCCCGGCTCAGGGACATTTTCTCCTTTTACAATCGCTTCGTACGTTTTGACACGACCGACCACATCGTCAGACTTAACCGTAAGCAATTCTTGCAAGGTATAGGCCGCTCCATATGCTTCTAACGCCCAAACCTCCATCTCACCGAAGCGCTGACCGCCAAACTGCGCTTTTCCTCCCAAAGGTTGTTGGGTGACCAGTGAGTAAGGCCCGGTAGAACGTGCATGGATTTTGTCATCTACTAAGTGAGCCAGTTTCAGCATGTAAACAATCCCGACGGTCACTTCATTATCAAAGGGTTCTCCCGTTCGACCATCATAAAGAACGGTTTTCCCTGACGGAGGAAGATGCGCTTCTTCAAACATCCGGGTCAAGTCCTCTTCCCGGGCCCCATCAAATACCGGGGTCGCGACTTTAATCCCTAAGGCCTTAGCAGCCCATCCCAAATGGGTTTCCAGAACCTGTCCAATGTTCATGCGGCTCGGCACTCCCAAGGGATTGAGAACAATTTCCACCGGAGTCCCATCGGGCAAGAACGGCATATCCTCTTCGGGCAAAATGCGTGAGATAACCCCTTTGTTCCCGTGACGGCCGGCCATTTTGTCTCCCTCGGAGATCTTCCTCTTTTGCGCAATGTAAACTTGCACTAATTGATTGACTCCAGGAGACAATTCGTCACCTTGTTCACGTGTAAAGACCTTCACGTCCACAACGATTCCTGATTCGCCGTGAGGTACGCGCAATGAGGTATCACGCACTTCTCGAGCTTTTTCACCAAAAATGGCACGTAACAGCCGCTCTTCTGCGGTCAGTTCCGTTTCCCCCTTGGGAGTCACTTTGCCAACCAACACATCTCCTGGTCGCACTTCCGCCCCGATACGGATAA is a window encoding:
- the rpsG gene encoding 30S ribosomal protein S7, whose product is MPRRGAAGVREIAPDAVYNSPQVAALINKVMMSGKKSLAEHIVYRAFDIIAEKSQKDVMEVFEGAIKNVTPLLEVRPRRVGGATYQVPIEVRPQRRMSLAIRWLVQYARARHERTMEERLANEILDAYQNSGGAVKKRDETHRMAEANKAFAHYRW
- the rpsL gene encoding 30S ribosomal protein S12; protein product: MPTINQLVRHGRKKTTKKSAAPALRGNPQKRGVCISVKTVTPKKPNSALRKVARVRLTNGEEVTAYIPGIGHNLQEHSVVLVRGGRVRDLPGVRYHVIRGTLDAGGVQKRAQGRSKYGAKKNQPAGKK
- a CDS encoding ribosomal L7Ae/L30e/S12e/Gadd45 family protein, whose translation is MDIDALKNRRRRVVGMRETLKKIAQGTVLCVYIAQDAEARVIEEIVNQSTTRNIPIEYVGSMDELGRLCGIEVGAACAALLPEQRSFA
- the rpoC gene encoding DNA-directed RNA polymerase subunit beta', whose translation is MLDVNHFDSMRIALASPEQIREWSKGEVKKPETINYRTLKPEREGLFCEKIFGPTKDWECHCGKYKRVRYKGVVCDRCGVEVTRSKVRRERMGHIELAAPVSHIWYFKGIPSRMGLILDMSPRALEKVLYFAAYVVIEPGTTPLMKKQLLVESEYREYREKYGGHFRAGMGAEAIKELLMELDLEELAQELRGELNSSSGQRRVRAIRRLEVVEAFRQSGNRPEWMILDVIPVIPPDLRPMVQLDGGRFATSDLNDLYRRVINRNNRLKRLLDLGAPDIIVRNEKRMLQEAVDALIDNGRRGRPVTGPGNRPLKSLSDMLKGKQGRFRQNLLGKRVDYSGRSVIVVGPKLKMHQCGLPKEMALELFKPFVMKKLVNEGYAHNIKSAKRMVERVRPEVWDVLEDVIKEHPVLLNRAPTLHRLGIQAFEPVLVEGRAIQIHPLVCTAYNADFDGDQMAVHVPLSAEAQSEARVLMLSTQNILNPKDGQPVVTPTQDMVLGSYYLTMDKENAKGEGMVLADLQEGEMAYAEGVLDLHARVTMRYDGERRTSTLGRFLYNDALPKELRFIDQTIGRKQLAKIVADMFRMYGNDVTAQTLDRIKALGFQYATKAGVTISVSDIVIPEAKKQILQEAEQEVMQVTRQYRRGLITADERYERVIGIWTRAKERVTQALMDTLDRNNSVYMMATSGARGNVQQISQLAGMRGLMADPSGRIIELPIRANFREGLTVLEYFTSTHGARKGLADTALRTADSGYLTRRLVDVAQDVIVREVDCGTTQGTLVREIKDGGQVIESLYDRLVGRVVPEDVYHPQTGEIIAHANELLVEDTARAIVDAGITELRVRSVLTCQSRFGVCVACYGRNLAKGGIVEVGEAVGIIAAQSIGEPGTQLTMRTFHMGGVAGDDITQGLPRVEELFEARKPKGQAIIAEISGTVHMGENKGRREITIVSDKDNEAQSYVVPFGSRIKVHEGDHIEAGEELTEGSVNPHDLLRVLGLTGVQNYLLQEVQRVYRVQGVDINDKHIEVMVRQMMRKVKIEEAGDTSLLPGALVDRFEFEDQNAEVLMRGGTPAVAKPTVLGITKASLATDSFLSAASFQETTRVLTEASIKAKRDPLLGLKENVIIGKLVPAGTGMSRYRNVIIHGADENADKSVENELIK